A single genomic interval of Sebastes umbrosus isolate fSebUmb1 chromosome 9, fSebUmb1.pri, whole genome shotgun sequence harbors:
- the LOC119494915 gene encoding protocadherin beta-16-like, translated as MGDKGFPALRPILFFASFIVTLHLVNGDLSYSIPEEMKRESVIGNIAKDLGLDLRTLSSRKARVDFEGTRKRYCDINLSTGDLITSERMDRESLCGKKPSCVVKVDLVLENPLELHRVSLHIQDVNDNTPKFKDNLIEMEISESAVKGNRFTMEEAHDADIGQNAVQTYNLQKNDNFIVAVDSNKVDLVLENTLDREKQKEITLLLTALDGGSPQRSGTVVIHVTVLDANDNAPVFSQAVYKASLPENSPPDTIVINVSATDADEGVNGDVTYDVSHVSDDDENIFSIDPKTGEIKVTGVIDFEEISSFEMRVKAKDGLGLPSYAKVIIDVTDMNDNAPVIYLKSLTNPIPENVSPGTEVGIINVQDRDSENNRQVRCSIQQNVPFKLVPSIKNYYSLVTTGQLDRELVSDYNITISATDEGSPPLSSSKTVQLSVADINDNPPVFEEQSYSAYVSENNKPGSTLCSVTARDPDWRQNGTVIYSLLAGEVNGAPVSSYLSVNGDTGVIHAVRSFDYEQFRSFKVHVMARDNGSPPLSSNVTVSVFISDVNDNSPQILYPAPEGNSFMTELVPKAAHGGSLVSKVIAVDADSGQNAWLSYHIVKSTDPGLFTIGLHSGEIRTQRDISESDSMKQNLIVAVKDNGQPSLSATCSMYLLISDNLAEVPELKDISYDEKNSKLTSYLIIALVSVSTFFLTFIIIILGVRFCRRRKPRLLFDGAVAIPSAYLPPNYADVDGTGTLRSAYNYDAYLTTGSRTSDFKFVSSYNDNTLPADQTLRKSPSDFAEAFGDCDSSPEVGTVQSTLLVAMHFWLVWLHVFMSLQFKSVSLVVEAKCLSNGGKRSVVF; from the exons ATGGGAGACAAAGGATTTCCAGCGCTTCGTCCGATCCTCTTCTTCGCTTCCTTTATTGTAACGCTGCACCTCGTTAATGGAGACCTGAGTTATTCTATTCCTGAAGAGATGAAACGCGAGTCTGTTATCGGAAATATAGCCAAAGATCTCGGTCTGGATCTGAGGACCTTATCTTCCCGGAAGGCCCGTGTTGATTTTGAGGGGACTCGTAAGAGGTACTGTGACATTAATCTGAGTACCGGAGATTTGATCACGTCGGAGAGAATGGACAGAGAAAGCCTTTGTGGAAAGAAACCCTCGTGTGTTGTGAAAGTAGATCTGGTGTTAGAAAATCCTCTGGAGCTTCATCGAGTAAGTCTTCATATTCAAGATGTAAACGACAACACGCCAAAATTCAAAGATAATTTGATTGAAATGGAAATAAGCGAGTCAGCCGTAAAGGGTAACCGCTTCACTATGGAGGAGGCCCATGATGCAGATATAGGTCAAAATGCTGTTCAAACGTACAACCTGCAAAAGAACGACAACTTTATTGTCGCTGTTGACAGTAACAAAGTTGATCTTGTACTGGAAAATACACTTGATCGAGAGAAACAAAAGGAGATAACTTTGCTCCTTACAGCTCTAGATGGAGGCTCTCCTCAGAGATCAGGTACTGTAGTCATACACGTCACTGTACTGGATGCTAATGATAACGCCCCAGTGTTCAGCCAGGCCGTTTATAAAGCCAGTCTGCCTGAAAACTCTCCTCCAGATACCATAGTGATTAATGTTAGTGCTACTGATGCAGATGAAGGAGTGAATGGAGATGTGACTTATGACGTAAGCCATGTGTCTGATGACgatgaaaatatattttctattgATCCTAAAACTGGAGAAATTAAAGTTACTGGTGTGATTGACTTTGAAGAAATTAGTTCTTTTGAAATGAGAGTCAAAGCTAAAGATGGTTTAGGTTTGCCCTCTTACGCCAAAGTTATAATAGATGTTACTGATATGAATGATAACGCCCCGGTTATATATCTGAAATCACTGACTAACCCCATACCTGAGAACGTGTCACCTGGTACAGAGGTGGGCATCATTAACGTGCAGGATAGAGACTCTGAGAATAACAGACAGGTCCGCTGCTCCATTCAGCAAAACGTCCCTTTTAAGTTGGTTCCTTCTATTAAAAACTATTATTCTCTGGTGACCACAGGACAACTGGACCGTGAACTAGTGTCTGATTACAACATTACAATCAGTGCCACTGACGAGGGCTCTccacctctgtcctcctctaaaACTGTTCAGTTATCTGTAGCAGACATCAACGACAACCCACCTGTGTTTGAGGAACAGTCCTACAGCgcatatgtgagtgaaaataacaaacctGGCTCCACTTTATGTTCCGTTACTGCTCGAGACCCCGACTGGAGACAAAACGGTACAGTGATTTATTCTCTGTTAGCTGGTGAGGTGAACGGTGCCCCGGTGTCCTCCTATCTATCTGTTAACGGAGACACGGGGGTGATCCACGCTGTGAGGTCGTTTGATTATGAACAGTTCAGGAGTTTTAAAGTCCACGTGATGGCCAGAGACAACGGTTCTCCTCCGCTCAGCAGCAACGTGACCGTCAGTGTCTTCATATCGGATGTGAATGACAACTCTCCTCAGATACTGTACCCCGCCCCGGAGGGCAACTCCTTCATGACCGAGCTGGTCCCCAAAGCTGCACACGGAGGCTCTCTGGTGTCCAAAGTGATAGCGGTGGACGCGGACTCTGGACAGAACGCCTGGCTGTCCTATCATATAGTGAAATCCACTGATCCGGGACTTTTCACTATCGGTCTCCACAGCGGAGAGATCAGGACACAGCGGGACATTTCTGAGTCTGACAGCATGAAACAGAACCTTATTGTGGCAGTGAAAGATAACGGacagccctctctctctgccacctgTTCCATGTATTTACTGATTTCTGATAACTTGGCTGAGGTGCCAGAACTGAAGGATATTTCTTATGATGAGAAGAACTCCAAGCTGACCTCTTATCTGATCATCGCTCTGGTGTCTGTGTCCACCTTTTTCctgaccttcatcatcatcatcctgggTGTGAGGTTTTGTCGCAGGAGAAAGCCCAGACTGCTGTTTGATGGAGCAGTTGCCATCCCCAGTGCTTATCTCCCTCCTAATTACGCAGATGTTGACGGAACAGGAACTTTACGCAGCGCTTACAACTATGACGCCTACCTGACAACAGGTTCTAGAACCAGTGACTTTAAGTTCGTCAGTTCTTACAATGACAACACACTGCCTGCTGACCAGACTCTGAGGAAAAGTCCATCAGACTTTGCTGAGGCGTTTGGGGATTGTGATAGTTCTCCTGAGGTAGGAACTGTTCAAAGTACTTTACTTGTCGCAATGCATTTTTGGCTGGTTTGGCTGCATGTGTTTATGTCTTTGCAATTTAAAAGTGTTAGTTTGGTCGTTGAAGCAAAGTGTTTATCTAATGGAGGAAAACGA TCAGTGGTCTTTTAA
- the LOC119493889 gene encoding protocadherin beta-16-like translates to MGDKGFPALRPILFFASFIVTLHLVNGDLSYSIPEEMKRESVIGNIAKDLGLDLRTLSSRKARVDFEGTRKRYCDINLSTGDLITSERMDRESLCGKKPSCVVKVDLVLENPLELHRLSLHIQDVNDNSPQFNDDLIEMEISESAEKGNRFSMEEAHDADIGQNAVQRYNLQKNDNFILAVDSNKVELVLENKLDREKQKEINLLLTALDGGSPQRSGTVVIHVTVLDANDNAPVFSQAVYKASLPENSSPDTIVINVSATDADEGVNGDVTYHFGHVSDEDINVFSIDPKTGEIKVTGLIDFEERSSFEMRVKAKDGLGLTSYAKVIIDVTDMNDNAPVIYLKSLTNPIPENVSPGTEVGIINVQDRDSENNRQVRCIIQQNVPFKLVPSIKNYYSLVTTGQLDRELVSDYNITISATDEGSPPLSSSKTVQLSVADINDNPPVFEEQSYSAYVSENNKPGSTLCSVTARDPDWRQNGTVIYSLLAGEVNGAPVSSYLSVNGDTGVIHAVRSFDYEQFRSFKVHVMARDNGSPPLSSNVTVSVFISDVNDNSPQILYPALEGNSFMTELVPKAAHGGSLVSKVIAVDADSGQNAWLSYHIVKSTDPGLFTIGLHSGEIRTQRDISESDSMKQNLIVAVKDNGQPSLSATCSMYLLISDNLAEVPELKDISYDEKNSKLTSYLIIALVSVSTFFLTFIIIILGVRFCRRRKPRLLFDGAVAIPSAYLPPNYADVDGTGTLRSAYNYDAYLTTGSRTSDFKFVSSYNDNTLPADQTLRKSPSDFADVFGESDGSPEVGICLFIVCFLCRIMKITFNDFFHVLFDRVVHH, encoded by the coding sequence ATGGGAGACAAAGGATTTCCAGCGCTTCGTCCGATCCTCTTCTTCGCTTCCTTTATTGTAACGCTGCACCTCGTTAATGGAGACTTGAGTTATTCTATTCCTGAAGAGATGAAACGCGAGTCTGTTATTGGAAATATAGCCAAAGATCTCGGTCTGGATCTGAGGACCTTATCTTCCCGAAAGGCCCGTGTTGATTTTGAGGGGACTCGTAAGAGGTACTGTGATATTAATCTGAGTACCGGAGATTTGATCACGTCGGAGAGAATGGACAGAGAAAGCCTTTGTGGAAAGAAACCCTCGTGTGTTGTGAAAGTAGATCTGGTGTTAGAAAATCCCCTGGAGCTTCATCGACTAAGTCTTCATATTCAAGATGTAAACGACAACTCGCCGCAATTTAATGATGATTTGATTGAAATGGAAATAAGCGAGTCCGCTGAAAAGGGTAACCGCTTCTCTATGGAGGAGGCCCATGACGCAGATATAGGTCAAAATGCTGTTCAAAGGTACAACCTACAAAAGAACGACAACTTTATTCTTGCTGTTGACAGTAACAAAGTTGAACTCGTCCTGGAGAATAAACTTGATcgagagaaacaaaaagagatTAATTTGCTTCTCACAGCTCTAGATGGAGGCTCTCCTCAGAGATCAGGTACTGTAGTCATACACGTCACTGTACTGGATGCTAATGATAACGCCCCAGTGTTCAGCCAGGCCGTTTATAAAGCCAGTCTGCCTGAAAACTCTTCTCCAGATACCATAGTGATTAATGTTAGTGCTACTGATGCAGATGAAGGAGTGAATGGAGATGTGACTTATCATTTTGGTCACGTTTCTGATgaagatataaatgtattttctattGATCCTAAAACTGGAGAAATTAAAGTAACTGGATTGATTGACTTTGAAGAAAGGAGTTCTTTTGAAATGAGAGTCAAAGCTAAAGATGGTTTAGGACTGACTTCTTATGCAAAAGTTATAATAGATGTTACTGATATGAATGATAATGCTCCAGTGATATATCTGAAATCACTGACTAACCCCATACCTGAGAACGTGTCACCTGGTACAGAGGTGGGCATCATTAACGTGCAGGATAGAGACTCTGAGAATAACAGACAGGTCCGCTGCATCATTCAGCAAAACGTCCCTTTTAAGTTGGTTCCTTCTATTAAAAACTATTATTCTCTGGTGACCACAGGACAACTGGACCGTGAGCTAGTGTCTGATTACAACATTACAATCAGTGCCACTGACGAGGGCTCTccacctctgtcctcctctaaaACTGTTCAGTTATCTGTAGCAGACATCAACGACAACCCACCTGTGTTTGAGGAACAGTCGTACAGCgcatatgtgagtgaaaataacaaacctGGCTCCACTTTATGTTCCGTTACTGCTCGAGACCCCGACTGGAGACAAAACGGTACAGTGATTTATTCTCTGTTAGCTGGTGAGGTGAACGGTGCCCCGGTGTCCTCCTATCTTTCTGTTAACGGAGACACGGGGGTGATACACGCTGTGAGGTCGTTTGATTATGAACAGTTCAGGAGTTTTAAAGTCCACGTGATGGCCAGAGACAACGGTTCTCCTCCGCTCAGCAGCAACGTGACCGTCAGTGTCTTCATATCGGATGTGAATGACAACTCTCCTCAGATACTGTACCCCGCCCTGGAGGGCAACTCCTTCATGACCGAGCTGGTCCCCAAAGCTGCACACGGAGGCTCTCTGGTGTCCAAAGTGATAGCGGTGGACGCGGACTCCGGACAGAACGCCTGGCTGTCCTATCATATAGTCAAATCCACTGATCCGGGACTTTTCACTATTGGTCTCCACAGCGGAGAGATCAGGACACAGCGGGACATTTCTGAGTcggacagcatgaaacagaACCTTATTGTGGCAGTGAAAGATAACGGacagccctctctctctgccacctgTTCCATGTATTTACTGATCTCTGATAACTTGGCTGAGGTGCCAGAACTGAAGGATATTTCTTATGATGAGAAGAACTCCAAGCTGACCTCTTATCTGATCATCGCGCTGGTGTCTGTGTCCACCTTTTTTctgaccttcatcatcatcatcctgggTGTGAGGTTTTGTCGCAGGAGAAAGCCCAGACTGCTGTTTGATGGAGCAGTTGCCATCCCCAGCGCTTATCTACCTCCTAATTACGCAGATGTTGACGGAACAGGAACTTTACGCAGCGCTTACAATTATGACGCCTACCTGACAACAGGTTCTAGAACCAGTGACTTTAAGTTCGTCAGTTCTTACAATGACAACACACTGCCTGCTGACCAGACTCTGAGGAAAAGCCCATCAGACTTTGCTGATGTTTTTGGAGAGTCAGATGGATCTCCAGAGGTAggaatatgtttatttattgtttgttttctttgccGAATAATGAAGATTACTTTTAACGATTTTTTTCACGTCTTGTTTGACAGGGTTGTGCATCATTAA